One part of the bacterium genome encodes these proteins:
- a CDS encoding response regulator, translated as MNEKPKILLVDDEATNLKLLQMLCRKMGYDCLTALDGRQAVDLALSQNPDLIMMDVIMPQMDGFEATRALK; from the coding sequence TATTACTGGTGGATGACGAGGCAACCAACCTGAAACTCCTCCAGATGCTGTGCCGCAAAATGGGGTACGACTGCCTGACCGCGCTGGACGGCCGGCAGGCGGTGGATCTGGCCTTATCCCAGAACCCGGATCTGATAATGATGGATGTGATAATGCCCCAGATGGACGGGTTTGAGGCCACCCGGGCGCTTAAAA